From Nicotiana tabacum cultivar K326 chromosome 22, ASM71507v2, whole genome shotgun sequence, one genomic window encodes:
- the LOC107791380 gene encoding uncharacterized protein LOC107791380, with amino-acid sequence MVMLQTKTEIVVAQGDQDGEKIAEMVREIGVSTLVAGLHDQSFLYRLAMTHNHIARNLNCKVVAIKQPTTPMATRTRTISFQDSSTNMDFSQIEIDALSVPEVNPPKIPYHVCPDPHSIIWRSGRSRRWETRN; translated from the exons AT GGTTATGTTACAGACCAAGACAGAGATTGTGGTTGCACAGGGGGATCAAGATGGTGAAAAGATTGCTGAAATGGTTAGAGAAATTGGTGTTTCTACTCTTGTTGCTGGACTTCATGATCAGAGCTTTCTTTACAG GCTGGCCATGACCCACAACCACATTGCAAGAAATTTGAATTGCAAAGTAGTAGCCATCAAACAACCAACAACGCCGATGGCCACAAGGACAAGAACCATTTCTTTTCAAGATAGTTCAACCAACATGGACTTCTCACAGATTGAAATTGATGCACTGAG TGTCCCAGAAGTTAATCCACCAAAAATTCCATACCATGTTTGTCCAGATCCTCATTCTATCATTTGGAGATCAGGAAGATCAAGAAGATGGGAAACAAGAAACTAA